Part of the Rhodococcus sp. OK302 genome is shown below.
GGGGCCAGACAGCACATCCCCAGTGGACCTACAATCTGATCGCCGACCAGCGGGCGACGGTAACGATCAAAGGTGTGAAAACGCCAGTGCTGGCCGAACTTGCCGAAGGTGCTCTGCGGAAACGACTCTGGGCACTCGCAACCGATTCCTGGCCGGCATACACCACCTACGCGGATCGCGCGTACTCGCGGGAAATTCGAGTTTTCAGTCTCACTCCAGTCCTGCTCGCCCCCGGTACCCTGATGCCCTGACGCCCTGACGCTTAGCGATGAGCAACCAGCACAGGCCCATGCGTGTGGGCTTCGCATCGGCAAGATTCTGATGCGAATACGGACACGTCCGTAGTTGTGGTGCAACAATTTTCACGTGCGCAGCACCGGACCCTGATGCGTCGTCGAACGTCGCGGTCGCTGCTCGGGATCGATCCCCGCCGGCGGAATAAACCACGGTTTACGATCCGATCCCATCTTGATCTCCCACTGCCCCGCGAACCCGACCTTGCGGTGAATCAAAGTGTGATGGGACCGGCACAGCAAAGTCAGGTTGTCCATCACCGTCAACCCACCCTTCGACCACGGCCGAATATGGTGCGCATCGCACCACGCCGGCACCGCATCACACGAGGGGAACGCACATCCCTTGTCTCGGGCGATCAACGCCGTCCGCTGCGCCGCCGACACCAACCGCTTCAACGGACTCACATCGAGCGGGGCACCATTCTCGTCGAGGAGCACCGTCGAGAGCATGCAATCACACGCCAACATCCGGGTGCGGGTGATACTCAACGGGCCCATCCACGGCATGTGCCCGACATCAAGATCGTCGAAGTCCTCCAGGTCGTCGAAGCCCCACACCGGTGCATCCTCATCGGCCCCGCCTTCGACGTCACCGTCTCCACTGTCTGAGCCGGAAGCTGTCGTCCGGGTCGAGGCGCAGTCCCGATGCTCCGCAAGATCTTTCGCCGTCACATGCACATTCACATGCGGACGCTGACCACCATCCACCCCCGTCGCAGCATTGTCGAGATACCGACGAATCAACTCCGTCAACGCATCCGCCGACCGCTTCGCAGCCGACCGAGCATCGGGAGTTCCGTCCGCCGCCGGGACGGGCATCGACAACCCCGACAACGCCGACAAGAGCATTTCGCCGGTCAACGCATCGAACTCACCCTTGATCACCACCCGACCGTTCAACGTCGGCGCGATGCGTAGTTCGTTGCGGTCCTCGTCCTCCCCAGCCGGGATGTCCTCGGATTCGAAGATCCGCTCCAACACCGCGATCGCGTACCGCAACTTCGTGGTGGTCGCCTCCACCCCGGAGGCTGCCGCGAGCAGGGTTTTGATGCAGTGCGGCAGGGCGCGGTCCGGCATCCCTTTCGGTGGGGACTCGCAGAACGCGGTGATCAGCGCGGCATGGTCGACGGTGAGATCCCCGGCATCGAACTGCGCCGCGATAGCCGGGAACGCCCGCAAGGCCACCCCGAGGGCGGCGATCTTGATTCCGGCCGCATTCTGCAGCATCGTATTGGCGGCCAGCCAGCGGCCGACACCGCGGTAACACAGCACTGGTTCGTCCGGATGAAGCGCCAACTCGTCGACTGCGGCAACCCGAATCGCTTCCAGCCGAAGAATTTCCGCCGATGCGGTGACCGCGACATCCCGCACGTCGCACGGCCGCAACCGCCACAGCATGCCGCGCACATTCACGGCAGAACCAGCCACGACATCGGCAACTACGGTGTCGACGCTCATCGGATCCCCCCATCCTTGCCCCCAATTATACTCGAACATCCATTCGAGTCAAGGGCAAGCTTGGGCCGGCAGTGGATCACGTCGCCACTCGAGGGTTACCCCCTCAGATGGTCAACGAGACGAACTCCCCGCGTCCACGGGCAGAGCGACGGACGTGATGTAGCGGGCCTCGTCGGACGAGAGGAAAAGCGTCGCGTTGGCCACGTCGACTGGTTCAATCCAGGGAATGGGCAGCATGTTCATGGTCATGGCGGCAGCGGCAAACTCTTCCCGCGTCGGATTTTCGAGGTCCGGGCGGAACTTGCCTCGTACCATCGGGTTCTGAATCATCGGTGTATCGACATTTGTCGGATGCACGGTATTTACTCGGACGTTGTACGGCGCCAGTTCTTTTGCCAGCGAACGCATCAGACCCACAACGCCGTGCTTGGCGGCGGTGTAGTGCGCAACGCCGACGAGTCCGCGTAGTCCGGCAATGGAACTGGTCAACGTCATTGCTCCGCCGCCGCGTTCGATCAAGTGAGGCGCCGCAACAGAACACGTGTGCCACACTCCGGTCAGGTTGACGTCCAACATGGTCTGCCACATTGTTTCCGACATCGTCATGGATGCGTCGGATGACGTGATTCCAGCTGTGGCACAGACGATATCGAGACCACCGAGTGATTTCACCGCTGAATCAACGGCGCTACGAAGCGCTTCCAGATCGCGGACGTCCACGACGGCTGTTTCGATTCGACGCCCTTGTGCCCGAATCAGGGATACCGTCTCGGCCAGATCGTCGACGCTCGACGGCGGCGTCACCGTCGTCTCGACGGAGGCACAGACATCCACGGCGATGATGTCCGCGCCCTCCTCGGCGAATCGCACAGCCTGGGCCCGTCCAATTCCCCGAGCGGCACCGGTAACCAGCGCGATCTTTCCTTCCAGTCTCATCAGTTCACACCTTCTGGGTCAGGCCGGCGTCGATCACCAATTGGCAACCGGTCATGTATCGGGATTCGGATGATGCGAGGAACAGGACGGCATTGCTCACATCCACTGGATCCACCCACGGGACCGGAAGGAGGTTCCGTGCGCTGAGCACTGCCGCCGCATCAGCTTCGGTGGGGTTCTCGATGCCCGGGCACAGGTTCGCGAAGACCTTCTCGTTGATAATCATCGGAGTCCGCACCGATCCGGGATGTACCGAGTTGACGCGAATGCTCTGCGCCCCCAATTCATTGGCCAGAGTCCGCGACAAGCCGACCACGGCATGCTTCGCGGCACTGTAATGTCCAGCTCCCGCAATACCTTTGATTCCGGCAGTCGAACTCACGAGGATCACTGATCCGCCATCGCGGAAATGTGGAACACACGCCTTGACCGTGTGCCAGGCTCCGGTGAGGTTGACGTCGAGGGAACGATTCCAGATCGCCGGATCTATCGTCCAGACGGGCCCGGGTGTGTCGTACACGCCGGCATTCGCGACGACGACGTCGAGTCCGCCGACCGTCTTCACACAGTCCGCCACCACCTCGGCGAGAGTATCGAAATCCCTGATGTCCGCGCTGCCGGTAACCGCAACGACGCCGAGCTCCCGGACCGCCTGCGCAGTCTCCTCGAGTGCACTGGCAGCCTCGGCCACGTCGAGCGCAATC
Proteins encoded:
- a CDS encoding mycofactocin-coupled SDR family oxidoreductase, with protein sequence MRRLEGQRVLVTGAAGGMGRAHCIRLAQEGASVIALDVAEAASALEETAQAVRELGVVAVTGSADIRDFDTLAEVVADCVKTVGGLDVVVANAGVYDTPGPVWTIDPAIWNRSLDVNLTGAWHTVKACVPHFRDGGSVILVSSTAGIKGIAGAGHYSAAKHAVVGLSRTLANELGAQSIRVNSVHPGSVRTPMIINEKVFANLCPGIENPTEADAAAVLSARNLLPVPWVDPVDVSNAVLFLASSESRYMTGCQLVIDAGLTQKV
- a CDS encoding mycofactocin-coupled SDR family oxidoreductase, whose translation is MRLEGKIALVTGAARGIGRAQAVRFAEEGADIIAVDVCASVETTVTPPSSVDDLAETVSLIRAQGRRIETAVVDVRDLEALRSAVDSAVKSLGGLDIVCATAGITSSDASMTMSETMWQTMLDVNLTGVWHTCSVAAPHLIERGGGAMTLTSSIAGLRGLVGVAHYTAAKHGVVGLMRSLAKELAPYNVRVNTVHPTNVDTPMIQNPMVRGKFRPDLENPTREEFAAAAMTMNMLPIPWIEPVDVANATLFLSSDEARYITSVALPVDAGSSSR
- a CDS encoding HNH endonuclease signature motif containing protein, which gives rise to MSVDTVVADVVAGSAVNVRGMLWRLRPCDVRDVAVTASAEILRLEAIRVAAVDELALHPDEPVLCYRGVGRWLAANTMLQNAAGIKIAALGVALRAFPAIAAQFDAGDLTVDHAALITAFCESPPKGMPDRALPHCIKTLLAAASGVEATTTKLRYAIAVLERIFESEDIPAGEDEDRNELRIAPTLNGRVVIKGEFDALTGEMLLSALSGLSMPVPAADGTPDARSAAKRSADALTELIRRYLDNAATGVDGGQRPHVNVHVTAKDLAEHRDCASTRTTASGSDSGDGDVEGGADEDAPVWGFDDLEDFDDLDVGHMPWMGPLSITRTRMLACDCMLSTVLLDENGAPLDVSPLKRLVSAAQRTALIARDKGCAFPSCDAVPAWCDAHHIRPWSKGGLTVMDNLTLLCRSHHTLIHRKVGFAGQWEIKMGSDRKPWFIPPAGIDPEQRPRRSTTHQGPVLRT
- a CDS encoding nitroreductase/quinone reductase family protein, which encodes MRNPYRSLMRSVGHTQWFSDLGKDLVTIDRAVQKSTRGKVSLVGNGTVPQLLLTVTGRRSGQSHTTPLLYAPDEGSFVVVGSNWGQTAHPQWTYNLIADQRATVTIKGVKTPVLAELAEGALRKRLWALATDSWPAYTTYADRAYSREIRVFSLTPVLLAPGTLMP